The Halomonas sp. 'Soap Lake #6' genomic sequence TCCTTGCCTTTGGCATTGTGGTAATGCTCGCCCATGCAGCCAACAGCGGCGTCGGTGGTGGTCGTGGTGTTCAAGCAGCGGGGGCGATTATTCTGGCGGGCATTGCCGGTTCGCAGCTGTTCAATGCACTGACTGCTTTTATCATCACTAAATCGGCGAGCGCCGAGCAGGCCCGGGGCATTATGTTTTGGCTGATGGGCAACCTCTCTGGGGTGCGCTGGGCTGATGTGACCTTGGCTGTGCCTGCCGCCCTCTTCGGGTTGCTGGTGTGCCTCTGGCACCGTCGCTCCTTGGATGCATTTACCTTCGGGGCCGACAGTGCTGCCTCCATGGGTATTGCTGTGCGCCCGGTGCGTGGGATGTTGATTATTTCCATGGCGCTGGTGACGGCAGTGATGGTTTCTATTGTGGGGGCAATTGGCTTTGTGGGGCTGGTGATTCCCCATGCCATGCGTTTTATTGTGGGCAGTCAACACACACGCTTGGTGCCAGCTACGGCGCTTGCGGGCGCAGTATTTTTGATTGGCTCGGATATTCTGTCGCGCACGCTGATACCCGGCCAAGTGCTACCGATCGGGGTGATTACCTCGCTAATTGGCGCGCCCGCCTTTGCGCTTATTCTTATTCACGGCAAGAGGTCTTAATGCGTTTATCGGCTGAACAGCTCACCTGGAGCGTACACGGCACACCACTGCTCGTTGATGTAAATCTTACGGTGGCCTCTGGCCAGACCTTTGGCCTGGTTGGGCCTAACTGCTCGGGTAAAACCTCCCTGCTTCGTCTGCTGGCGGGCTTGAACAAACCCAAGGCAGGCCAGGTGCTGATTGGCAACCAGCCTTTGCACACTCTTAAACAACGGGCGATCGCTCAGTCCATTGCCCTGGTAGAGCAACAAGCGGAAACCACTGACCGCATCACGGTACGAGAAGT encodes the following:
- a CDS encoding FecCD family ABC transporter permease — translated: MRIALTRSSAGLGLRWLWITPIVLLAALIAGTAIGETPIPVDTILKVLANQLLGADYAVDRIDAGIIWNYRLSRAVVAACCGTSLALAGVVLQALLRNPLADPYLMGISAGASTGAVAVAVAGLGAGALSLSLGAFIGALLAFGIVVMLAHAANSGVGGGRGVQAAGAIILAGIAGSQLFNALTAFIITKSASAEQARGIMFWLMGNLSGVRWADVTLAVPAALFGLLVCLWHRRSLDAFTFGADSAASMGIAVRPVRGMLIISMALVTAVMVSIVGAIGFVGLVIPHAMRFIVGSQHTRLVPATALAGAVFLIGSDILSRTLIPGQVLPIGVITSLIGAPAFALILIHGKRS